A DNA window from Barnesiella intestinihominis YIT 11860 contains the following coding sequences:
- a CDS encoding ROK family protein: MGGNYSVAIDLGGTIIKIGLILDSEIVRFTTISSDSVKGLSHMLPKMEHAIDSLLSEEGISSTDLVSIGLAFPGMVNPVECRVISTNDKYDDACDIDLCHWADSRWGVPFVLENDARLAVIGEWLYGAAKGTGNVVMMTIGTGIGTGVILDSKPLVGHHHQAGSLGGHMVVDYRGRRCSCGNIGCVEAMASSFFLPDIIRSNERVSPDFKIAASDMDFKQLFGLMRQGDENAIIICEECMNVWAAAIVSYIHAYDPEVVVLGGGIMRSADIILPYINKWVEDRAWTPIDRVHIVLSELGDNAALLGLNYYLTSVKRRRNEKVFKL; the protein is encoded by the coding sequence ATGGGGGGAAATTATAGCGTCGCAATAGATTTGGGAGGAACTATCATAAAGATAGGTTTGATATTGGATTCTGAGATTGTTCGGTTTACCACAATCTCTTCGGATTCGGTGAAGGGTTTATCTCACATGCTTCCCAAGATGGAGCATGCAATTGATTCATTGTTGTCTGAGGAAGGAATATCTTCGACGGATTTGGTATCTATCGGATTGGCGTTTCCGGGTATGGTGAATCCTGTCGAATGCAGAGTGATTTCTACCAACGACAAGTATGACGATGCTTGTGATATCGATCTCTGTCATTGGGCCGATAGTCGTTGGGGCGTTCCTTTCGTATTGGAAAACGATGCCCGTCTTGCTGTCATCGGAGAGTGGCTCTACGGTGCAGCGAAAGGTACGGGAAATGTGGTAATGATGACTATCGGTACAGGAATAGGAACCGGTGTTATATTAGATAGCAAACCGTTGGTGGGGCATCATCATCAAGCTGGTTCCTTAGGAGGGCATATGGTTGTCGATTATCGTGGAAGACGTTGCAGCTGTGGAAATATAGGTTGTGTAGAGGCTATGGCTTCTTCATTTTTCTTGCCGGATATTATTCGGTCTAACGAACGTGTATCGCCAGATTTTAAGATTGCGGCATCCGATATGGATTTTAAACAACTGTTCGGTTTAATGAGACAAGGCGATGAGAATGCTATTATTATTTGCGAAGAGTGTATGAATGTATGGGCAGCTGCCATTGTCTCTTACATTCATGCTTATGACCCTGAGGTAGTTGTTCTGGGCGGCGGAATCATGAGAAGTGCGGATATTATTTTGCCTTATATCAATAAGTGGGTCGAGGATCGAGCTTGGACTCCTATCGACCGGGTGCATATTGTGCTTTCCGAATTAGGAGACAATGCCGCTTTATTGGGATTGAATTATTATTTGACAAGTGTAAAGAGGAGAAGAAATGAAAAAGTATTCAAATTATAA
- a CDS encoding class I mannose-6-phosphate isomerase gives MKKYSNYKSNYDKYPVVQVSETSENVCWQGWPEIVSQLNKSLENVHKPVKVLVVECYQGVYDEEVKSALKGQLPHTLWLDASSAMKTSEEINSFLKSDITDDEIFGYMTSYHMDCYFDEKKIAELREKVAGISAGVVIVYGVGAAYVMPESDVLVYADMARWEIQMRFRRNEISNVGVDNRMERASLQYKRGFFVDWRICDRFKKTLMSKWDYVLDTNVMGDPKMATAAIVDAGLKKASKSPFRVVPFFDPGPWGGQWMKEICDLDRETPNFAWCFDCVPEENSLYLGFGEVRFEIPSIDLVFSYPRELLGNPVYGRFGDEFPIRFDFLDTMDGGNLSLQVHPLTQYIQEKFGMHYTQDESYYILDAEEDASVYLGVKEGIVPEEMINALTEAQHTGHFDAEKYVGNYPVKKHDHVLIPAGTVHCSGRNSMVLEISATPYIFTFKLWDWGRLGLDGRPRPINIGHGKHVIQWNRTEPWVRREIYNKIDKVAEGDGWIEEHTGLHECEFIETRRHWFTKPVLHKTDGSVNVLNLVEGREAIVESPTGEFDPFVVHYAETFIIPESVRQYTIRPYGESEGKQCATIKAFVKHNV, from the coding sequence ATGAAAAAGTATTCAAATTATAAATCTAATTATGATAAGTATCCGGTCGTACAGGTATCGGAAACATCTGAAAATGTTTGTTGGCAAGGTTGGCCGGAAATTGTATCGCAGTTGAACAAGTCGTTGGAAAACGTTCATAAACCGGTAAAGGTATTGGTTGTCGAATGTTATCAAGGTGTTTATGACGAGGAGGTAAAATCGGCTTTGAAGGGACAACTTCCCCATACATTGTGGTTGGACGCTTCTTCGGCCATGAAAACTTCGGAAGAGATCAATTCGTTTTTGAAGTCCGATATAACCGATGATGAGATTTTCGGTTATATGACTAGCTATCATATGGATTGTTATTTCGATGAAAAGAAGATTGCCGAGTTGCGTGAAAAGGTTGCCGGTATATCTGCCGGTGTTGTAATCGTATATGGCGTAGGGGCTGCTTACGTGATGCCCGAAAGCGATGTATTGGTATATGCCGATATGGCTCGTTGGGAAATACAGATGCGTTTTCGGAGAAACGAAATCTCGAATGTCGGTGTGGATAATCGCATGGAACGGGCTTCGTTGCAATATAAAAGAGGCTTTTTCGTAGATTGGCGCATTTGTGACCGTTTTAAGAAAACGTTAATGAGCAAATGGGATTATGTCTTGGATACGAATGTGATGGGTGATCCTAAGATGGCGACAGCGGCAATCGTGGATGCTGGTTTGAAAAAGGCTTCGAAATCTCCTTTTCGAGTAGTTCCGTTTTTCGATCCGGGTCCGTGGGGCGGTCAATGGATGAAGGAAATATGCGATTTGGATCGTGAAACTCCCAATTTTGCATGGTGTTTCGATTGTGTCCCTGAGGAGAATAGTTTGTATTTGGGCTTCGGAGAAGTCCGTTTCGAAATACCGTCTATCGATTTGGTATTTTCTTATCCGCGTGAGTTGTTGGGTAACCCGGTTTACGGACGTTTCGGGGACGAGTTTCCTATTCGGTTCGACTTCTTGGATACGATGGACGGCGGTAATTTGAGCTTACAGGTGCATCCGCTGACACAATATATACAAGAAAAGTTCGGTATGCATTATACCCAAGACGAGAGCTATTACATTCTCGATGCCGAAGAAGATGCTTCGGTTTATTTGGGAGTGAAGGAAGGTATCGTACCGGAGGAGATGATAAATGCCTTGACCGAAGCACAACATACAGGGCATTTCGATGCAGAAAAGTATGTCGGTAATTATCCCGTGAAAAAGCACGACCATGTACTTATACCTGCGGGTACTGTTCATTGTTCGGGGCGTAACAGTATGGTTCTCGAAATCAGTGCTACTCCTTATATTTTCACCTTCAAGTTGTGGGATTGGGGGCGTTTGGGATTGGACGGCCGTCCCCGACCTATCAATATCGGGCATGGTAAACATGTGATCCAATGGAATCGTACGGAGCCGTGGGTTCGCCGTGAAATTTATAATAAGATAGATAAAGTGGCCGAAGGAGACGGTTGGATTGAAGAACATACCGGTTTGCATGAATGTGAGTTTATAGAAACTCGTCGGCATTGGTTTACCAAGCCAGTTCTTCACAAAACAGATGGAAGTGTGAATGTGCTGAATCTTGTCGAGGGACGTGAAGCTATCGTTGAAAGTCCCACCGGCGAATTTGATCCGTTTGTCGTACATTATGCCGAGACATTTATTATCCCGGAATCGGTGAGACAGTATACGATACGGCCTTATGGAGAGTCGGAAGGAAAACAGTGCGCTACAATAAAAGCTTTTGTTAAACATAATGTATGA